The following coding sequences lie in one Fundulus heteroclitus isolate FHET01 chromosome 20, MU-UCD_Fhet_4.1, whole genome shotgun sequence genomic window:
- the sumf1 gene encoding formylglycine-generating enzyme, with amino-acid sequence MIRCFFLLLAAVLVNVEVCLQSSCGGEREPASPEGAASCGCEKLSRAAAGAEDPEEVEATSEPAVKYTAAANEPLSEMVFIPGGEFLMGTDNPGIPQDGEGPQRRVHVGSFYMDVMEVTNQQFQRFIEATGYVTEAEKFGDSFAFEGILSKAVKSQITQAVAAAPWWLPVKGANWRHPEGEDSNITDRLDHPVVHVSWADAVAFCSWANKRLPTEAEWEYACRGGLRDRLYPWGNKLNPKGKHYANLWQGDFPVYNSGEDGYVKTSPVMSFPANAFGLHDMVGNVWEWTSDWWTVHHTTEEQHDPTGPPSGKDRVKKGGSYMCHKSYCYRYRCAARSQNTPDSSASNLGFRCVSQGKQQDDLLVLKEDSL; translated from the exons ATGATACGCTGCTTTTTCCTACTTTTAGCGGCAGTGCTCGTCAATGTAGAAGTTTGTCTTCAAAGTTCATGCGGAGGAGAGCGGGAGCCCGCCTCCCCGGAGGGAGCAGCGAGCTGCGGCTGCGAGAAACTGAGCAGAGCCGCTGCCGGAGCTGAAGACccggaggaggtggaggcgaCCAGCGAGCCCGCCGTCAAATACACAGCAGCTGCTAACGAGCCGCTGTCTGAG ATGGTGTTCATCCCCGGAGGAGAGTTTCTGATGGGAACAGACAACCCAGGTATCCCCCAGGATGGTGAGGGCCCACAGAGACGGGTGCATGTCGGCTCTTTCTACATGGACGTGATGGAAGTAACTAATCAGCAGTTCCAGCGCTTCATCGAGGCCACAGGTTATGTTACTGAG GCCGAGAAATTCGGAGACTCGTTTGCGTTCGAGGGAATTTTGAGCAAAGCTGTCAAAAGCCAAATCACACAAGCA GTGGctgctgccccctggtggctCCCGGTCAAAGGGGCAAACTGGAGGCACCCTGAAGGCGAGGACTCAAACATCACAGACAG GCTGGACCACCCAGTTGTACACGTCTCCTGGGCCGACGCAGTCGCCTTTTGCTCTTGGGCCAACAAGAgactccctactgaagctgagTGGGAGTACGCCTGCAGGGGGGGCTTGAGAGACAG ACTTTACCCATGGGGGAATAAGCTGAACCCAAAAGGAAAACACTACGCCAACCTCTGGCAGGGGGATTTCCCCGTATACAACTCTGGAGAGGACGGATATGTCAAAACGTCCCCT GTAATGTCTTTTCCGGCCAACGCGTTCGGCCTGCATGACATGGTGGGGAATGTTTGGGAGTGGACCTCAGACTGGTGGACTGTGCACCACACAACAGAAGAGCAACACGATCCA ACCGGTCCACCTTCAGGCAAAGACAGAGTGAAGAAGGGAGGGTCATACATGTGTCACAAG TCTTATTGCTACAGATACCGATGTGCGGCTCGGAGCCAGAATACTCCAGACAGCTCAGCCTCCAACCTGGGATTTCGCTGTGTTTCTCAGGGGAAACAACAAGATGACCTGCTCGTGTTGAAGGAAGACTCCCTCTAA
- the LOC105937021 gene encoding leucine-rich repeat neuronal protein 1 has product MAIGSQLWPPPVLLCVGFLLAFPPPVRGKECPHLCVCEIRPWFTPQSTYKEATTVDCNDLRLTHIPTNLSADTQVLLLQSNAISRTSGELQVLLNLTELDLSQNNFTNVEAVGLRNMNHLTTLHLEENQIKELPDHCLGNLSSLQELYINHNQISSISPHAFSGLRSLLRLHLNSNRLHVIDSRWFEQTPNLEILMIGENPVIGLLDMNFTPLGRLRSLVLAGMDLTDVPPNAFVGLDNLESISFYDNKLVQIPQLSLQKVPNLKFLDLNKNPVRKIQEGDFRNMLSLKELGINNMMELVSIDRYALDNLPELTKLEATNNPKLSYIHRLAFRDMPSLESLMLNNNALTALYQHTVEVLPNLREISIHSNPLRCNCVTQWMSFNRSTVRFMEPLAMLCTAPPELRGQRVRELRLLESTEQCLPLISHDTFPSHLNLELGMSVSLDCRAMAEPEPEIYWVTPLGAKITTDTVSERYHLSSEGTLRLSHVQVEDSGRYTCVAQNPEGADTWVSTIRVNGTLLDSTQVMKIYVKQTEAHSILVSWKVNSNVLSSNLKWASATMKIDNPHITYTARVPVDVHEYNLTHLQPATEYEVCLTVSNIHLQTHKSCVNVTTRGATFALDLSDQHPSMAVLAVMSTALAFLSLATVAVYVARRWKRKNYHHSLKKYMLKTSSIPLNELYPPLINLWEADGEKDKDGSAEGKPSPVDTTRSYYMW; this is encoded by the coding sequence ATGGCAATCGGCTCCCAGCTTTGGCCTCCTCCTGTCTTGCTGTGCGTGGGatttcttcttgcttttccACCGCCAGTGCGTGGCAAAGAATGTccacatttgtgtgtgtgcgagaTCCGCCCTTGGTTTACCCCCCAGTCAACATACAAGGAGGCAACGACGGTGGACTGCAACGACTTGAGACTGACGCACATCCCCACCAACCTGTCGGCTGACACTCAGGTGTTGCTGCTGCAAAGCAACGCCATCTCTCGCaccagtggagagctgcaggttctgctgaACCTGACGGAGCTGGATCTTTCCCAGAATAACTTTACCAATGTTGAAGCTGTTGGCCTCAGAAACATGAATCATCTGACTACTTTGCATCTGGAGGAGAACCAGATCAAAGAGTTGCCAGACCACTGCCTGGGAAACCTCTCCAGCCTCCAGGAACTCTACATTAACCACAACCAGATAAGCTCCATCTCCCCTCATGCATTTTCAGGTCTACGCAGTCTACTGCGGCTCCACCTCAACTCAAACAGGCTCCACGTGATAGACAGCCGCTGGTTTGAGCAAACTCCTAACCTTGAGATCCTCATGATTGGGGAAAACCCAGTCATTGGCCTCCTGGATATGAACTTTACGCCTCTGGGAAGGTTGAGAAGCCTGGTTCTGGCTGGCATGGATCTCACTGATGTTCCACCAAATGCCTTTGTGGGCTTAGACAATCTAGAGAGCATTTCGTTCTATGACAATAAGCTGGTTCAAATCCCCCAATTATCCCTACAAAAAGTTCCCAACTTGAAATTCCTGGACTTAAACAAAAACCCAGTTAGAAAGATTCAGGAAGGAGACTTCAGAAACATGCTTAGCCTTAAGGAGCTGGGCATCAACAATATGATGGAGTTGGTGTCCATTGATCGCTATGCTCTGGACAATCTTCCAGAACTTACTAAACTGGAGGCCACAAACAACCCAAAACTTTCTTACATCCACAGACTGGCATTCAGGGACATGCCCTCTCTGGAGAGCCTGATGCTGAACAATAATGCTCTGACCGCCCTTTACCAGCACACTGTGGAGGTGCTGCCAAACCTGCGAGAGATCAGCATTCACAGCAATCCACTGCGCTGCAACTGCGTGACTCAGTGGATGAGTTTCAACAGGTCCACGGTGCGGTTCATGGAGCCTCTGGCCATGCTCTGCACTGCCCCACCAGAACTCAGAGGCCAACGGGTCCGAGAGTTAAGGCTGCTGGAGTCCACAGAGCAGTGCCTTCCCCTCATTTCCCATGACACCTTCCCAAGCCACTTGAACCTTGAGTTAGGAATGAGCGTCAGCCTGGACTGTCGGGCAATGGCTGAACCGGAACCTGAAATCTACTGGGTCACCCCTCTTGGTGCCAAAATCACAACAGACACGGTGTCAGAGCGGTACCACCTGAGCAGCGAGGGGACTCTGCGGCTGTCTCACGTGCAGGTGGAAGACTCTGGGAGGTACACCTGCGTGGCACAGAACCCAGAAGGCGCCGACACGTGGGTCTCCACAATCCGCGTAAACGGGACCCTGCTGGACAGCACTCAGGTGATGAAGATCTACGTCAAGCAGACAGAGGCTCATTCCATCCTGGTCTCCTGGAAAGTCAACTCAAACGTCCTGTCCTCCAACCTGAAATGGGCCTCCGCCACCATGAAGATTGACAACCCGCACATCACATACACCGCTCGCGTTCCTGTGGACGTTCACGAGTACAACCTCACGCACCTTCAGCCTGCCACGGAGTACGAAGTGTGCCTCACGGTTTCCAACATCCACCTGCAAACGCACAAGTCCTGCGTCAACGTCACAACACGCGGCGCCACCTTCGCCTTGGACCTGTCGGATCAGCACCCGAGCATGGCCGTGCTGGCCGTCATGTCGACCGCGTTGGCCTTCCTCAGCCTGGCCACTGTGGCCGTCTACGTGGCCCGCAGGTGGAAGAGGAAGAACTACCACCACTCGCTGAAGAAGTACATGCTGAAGACCTCTTCCATCCCGCTTAACGAGCTCTACCCTCCGCTCATTAACCTTTGGGAGGCCGATGGGGAGAAGGACAAAGACGGCAGCGCGGAGGGGAAACCTTCCCCTGTCGACACCACACGCAGTTATTATATGTGGTGA